In one Pseudomonas sp. SCA2728.1_7 genomic region, the following are encoded:
- a CDS encoding biopolymer transporter ExbD, whose translation MSFSTQDSDEVLSEMNVTPLVDVMLVLLVVFIVTAPLMTNAIKVNLPKTDAVAPAEKKDPVVVSVDQDGKFYLAKTELAPESLEASLKEVKAKDAEVRVQLQADSAVNYGQVAKAMASIERSGITKISVMTTH comes from the coding sequence ATGTCTTTTTCTACGCAAGACAGCGATGAAGTGCTCAGCGAAATGAACGTCACGCCACTGGTCGATGTGATGCTGGTGCTGCTGGTGGTGTTCATCGTCACCGCGCCGCTGATGACCAACGCAATCAAAGTCAACCTGCCGAAAACCGACGCCGTCGCCCCCGCCGAAAAGAAAGACCCGGTGGTGGTCAGCGTCGATCAGGACGGCAAGTTTTATCTGGCGAAGACCGAGCTGGCGCCGGAATCGCTGGAAGCCAGCCTCAAAGAGGTCAAGGCCAAGGACGCCGAGGTGCGCGTGCAGTTGCAGGCCGACTCCGCCGTCAATTACGGCCAGGTGGCCAAGGCCATGGCGTCGATCGAACGCTCGGGCATTACCAAAATATCGGTGATGACCACCCACTGA